GGGAGTCGTCCAAAAGGCCAGGAGCACCGCGATGACGGCGCAACCGACCATCAAGCCTATCCAAACCAGGAAGGGCTCCTCGGGCACCGAATAATAAACGACTATCGCAGCAACCAGGACCAGCGAGGCAAAGGCCAGCTTGGCGATGTCGGTTTTCGTCATGGCGACCGCGGGCATAACCGGCATAGCCCCCGAATATCAAAGCCGCCCCACCGCCGACGAAACTCTCCGGCGAAACGAATTGGCAGGCCAGGAGGGAATCGAACCCCCAACCTGCGGTTTTGGAGACCGCCGCT
This genomic window from Gammaproteobacteria bacterium contains:
- the secE gene encoding preprotein translocase subunit SecE, which translates into the protein MPVMPAVAMTKTDIAKLAFASLVLVAAIVVYYSVPEEPFLVWIGLMVGCAVIAVLLAFWTTPGQRAWAFLGDVQSEVRKVIWPERKQTVQMTLLVAIMVILVALILGLLDWILGGLIEWFIG